Proteins encoded together in one Kingella oralis window:
- a CDS encoding lysophospholipid acyltransferase family protein, producing the protein MEIMLKWLFQIAAALPLPVLHGLGNALGWVMYGVLGEDRRRIRRHLRQAGLPHGWRDVLRVCQETVKSGLELPVAFFRQPEKIVALFREVHGWQHIQAALNAGEGLLLITPHIGSYDLAGRYISEQLPFALTAMYKPPKIKMFDAIMQAGRVRGKGRTAPTNLQGVKQIMKALRAGEATIVLPDHVPNPLEGGEGVWVDFFGKPAYTMTLAGKLAQVKNVRALFFVGERLPNGRGFALHVAPVSGCFNGDKAHDARVINRNVEYWVRRFPSQYLFAYNRYKHPFGAVESPEMRS; encoded by the coding sequence ATGGAAATCATGCTGAAATGGCTTTTTCAAATCGCGGCGGCGTTGCCGTTGCCTGTGTTGCATGGCTTGGGCAATGCGCTGGGGTGGGTGATGTATGGCGTGTTGGGCGAAGACCGCAGGCGGATTCGGCGGCATTTGCGCCAAGCGGGTTTGCCGCATGGCTGGCGCGATGTGCTGCGGGTGTGCCAAGAAACAGTGAAAAGCGGCTTGGAATTGCCGGTGGCGTTTTTTCGGCAGCCTGAAAAGATTGTGGCTTTGTTCCGCGAGGTGCATGGCTGGCAGCATATTCAGGCTGCCTTAAACGCGGGCGAGGGCTTGCTGTTGATTACGCCGCATATCGGCAGCTATGATTTGGCGGGGCGGTATATCAGCGAGCAGCTGCCGTTTGCGCTGACGGCGATGTATAAACCGCCGAAAATCAAGATGTTTGACGCGATTATGCAGGCGGGGCGTGTGCGAGGCAAAGGGCGGACTGCGCCGACCAACCTGCAAGGGGTGAAGCAGATTATGAAGGCGTTGCGCGCGGGGGAGGCGACGATTGTGTTGCCCGACCATGTGCCCAACCCGCTGGAAGGCGGTGAGGGGGTGTGGGTGGACTTTTTCGGCAAGCCTGCTTACACGATGACGCTGGCGGGCAAGCTGGCGCAGGTGAAAAACGTGCGGGCGTTGTTTTTTGTGGGGGAGCGGTTGCCCAATGGGCGGGGCTTTGCGTTGCACGTTGCGCCTGTTTCAGGCTGCTTTAACGGCGATAAGGCGCATGATGCGCGGGTAATCAACCGCAATGTGGAGTATTGGGTGCGGCGGTTTCCGAGCCAGTATTTGTTTGCATACAATCGCTATAAGCATCCTTTCGGCGCGGTGGAAAGCCCCGAGATGCGGTCGTGA
- the mgtE gene encoding magnesium transporter, giving the protein MENPIHDHSDSEQLAADIEHIHKLAAHLLEHYSEISEQLTLPELHANAKLQMLIGILHELHPADVAAVLESLPPKERVLVWKLASPEEDGDVLLEVSDSVRESLIEAMDKSELVAAVEDMEADDLADLADDLPTHVVDEVLQTRDEEERAQVQAAMSYEDSQVGAVMNFEIVSIRGDVTCEVVLRYLRRFDSLPDHTDKIFVVDDNDILQGVLPIRKLLVADPEEIVENIMAKDVVKFRPEDDVEEAAAAFERYDLVTAPVVDENKKLIARLTVDEMVDVIREESEADMLSMAGLDEDEDLFAPVWDSVKNRWVWLAVNLVTAFVSSRVIGVFEGAIAQIVALATLMPIVAGIGGNSGNQTITMIVRSLASSQISNAQAFRLLKKELGVALVNGLIWGSVMGLVSFALYHNVGIGLVMVAAMTLNLLLAAFLGVMIPVCLEKWGKDPARGSSVLITAFTDSGGFLIFLGLATIFLL; this is encoded by the coding sequence ATGGAAAATCCCATCCACGACCACAGCGATTCCGAGCAACTGGCTGCCGATATTGAGCACATCCACAAACTTGCCGCGCATCTGCTGGAACACTATTCCGAAATCAGCGAACAACTCACCCTGCCCGAGCTGCACGCCAATGCCAAGCTGCAAATGCTGATTGGCATTTTGCACGAATTGCACCCCGCCGACGTGGCGGCTGTGTTGGAAAGCCTGCCGCCCAAAGAGCGCGTGCTGGTGTGGAAACTCGCGTCGCCCGAAGAAGACGGCGATGTGTTGCTGGAAGTATCCGACAGCGTGCGCGAAAGCCTGATTGAAGCGATGGATAAATCCGAGCTGGTGGCGGCGGTGGAAGACATGGAAGCCGACGATTTGGCGGATTTGGCAGACGATTTGCCCACACACGTGGTGGACGAAGTGCTGCAAACGCGCGATGAAGAAGAGCGCGCCCAAGTTCAGGCTGCCATGTCGTATGAAGACAGCCAAGTGGGCGCGGTGATGAACTTTGAAATCGTGAGCATACGCGGCGATGTAACCTGCGAAGTGGTGCTGCGCTATTTGCGCCGCTTTGACAGCCTGCCCGACCACACCGACAAAATCTTTGTGGTGGACGACAACGACATCTTGCAAGGCGTGTTGCCCATCCGCAAGCTGCTGGTTGCCGACCCCGAAGAAATCGTAGAAAACATCATGGCAAAAGACGTGGTGAAATTTCGCCCCGAAGATGACGTGGAAGAGGCCGCCGCCGCGTTTGAACGCTACGACTTGGTAACCGCGCCCGTGGTGGACGAAAACAAAAAGCTCATCGCGCGGCTAACGGTGGACGAGATGGTGGACGTTATCCGCGAAGAAAGCGAGGCGGATATGTTGAGCATGGCGGGTTTGGATGAAGACGAAGATTTGTTTGCGCCCGTGTGGGATTCGGTAAAAAACCGCTGGGTTTGGTTGGCGGTGAATTTGGTAACGGCGTTTGTTTCCAGCCGCGTGATTGGCGTGTTTGAAGGCGCGATTGCGCAAATTGTGGCGCTGGCAACGCTGATGCCGATTGTGGCGGGCATCGGCGGCAATTCGGGCAACCAAACGATTACCATGATTGTGCGCTCGCTGGCTAGCTCGCAAATTTCCAATGCGCAGGCGTTCAGGCTGCTGAAAAAAGAGCTGGGCGTGGCTTTGGTGAACGGCTTGATTTGGGGCAGCGTGATGGGGCTGGTGTCGTTTGCGCTGTATCACAATGTGGGCATTGGCTTGGTGATGGTTGCCGCGATGACGCTGAACCTGCTGCTGGCGGCGTTTTTGGGCGTGATGATTCCCGTGTGCTTGGAAAAATGGGGCAAAGACCCCGCACGCGGCAGCTCGGTGTTGATTACCGCGTTTACCGATTCGGGTGGGTTTTTGATTTTCCTTGGGCTGGCGACGATATTTTTGTTGTAA
- a CDS encoding bile acid:sodium symporter family protein produces MEAIRKLSQFVGKTFALWAALFAFVGFMSPDAFKWVLPLVTYLLGIIMFGMGLTLSPDDFKILGQQPKAVIVGVIAQFAIMPSIAFALAKAFDLPPDIAVGVILVGSCPGGTASNVITYLAKGNVPLSVAVTSVSTLLAPVLTPAVFYVFANQWLQINAGSMFISIAQIVILPIVLGVLLHKFFRKQTDAAVEVLPLVSVVSIVLIIAAVVGASKGRIIESGALIFAVVILHNGLGYLLGFLAARVMGLPYDAQKTLAVEVGMQNSGLGVALAKLHFAALPVVAVPSAIFSVWHNISGALLATYWAAKFERDKQAKAEQTNQS; encoded by the coding sequence ATGGAAGCCATCCGAAAATTAAGCCAATTTGTAGGGAAAACGTTTGCCTTGTGGGCGGCGTTGTTTGCGTTTGTCGGGTTTATGTCGCCCGATGCGTTTAAGTGGGTGTTGCCGCTGGTTACTTATTTGCTGGGCATTATTATGTTTGGCATGGGGCTGACCTTGTCGCCCGACGATTTTAAAATTTTGGGGCAGCAGCCCAAGGCGGTGATTGTGGGCGTGATTGCGCAGTTTGCCATTATGCCGAGCATTGCTTTTGCGCTGGCCAAGGCGTTTGACTTGCCGCCCGATATTGCGGTGGGCGTGATTCTGGTTGGTTCTTGCCCCGGGGGCACGGCGTCTAACGTGATTACTTATCTGGCGAAGGGCAATGTGCCGCTGAGCGTGGCGGTTACTTCGGTGTCCACGCTGCTCGCGCCCGTGCTTACGCCTGCGGTGTTTTATGTGTTTGCTAATCAATGGCTGCAAATCAACGCGGGTTCTATGTTTATTTCCATCGCGCAGATTGTGATTTTGCCGATTGTGTTGGGCGTGTTGCTGCACAAGTTTTTCCGCAAACAAACCGATGCGGCGGTGGAAGTTTTGCCTTTGGTATCGGTGGTATCTATCGTGTTGATTATTGCGGCGGTGGTGGGCGCAAGCAAAGGGCGGATTATTGAAAGCGGCGCGCTGATTTTTGCGGTGGTGATTTTGCATAACGGCTTGGGCTATCTGCTTGGCTTTTTGGCGGCGCGCGTGATGGGCTTGCCGTATGACGCGCAAAAAACGCTGGCGGTGGAAGTGGGGATGCAAAACTCGGGCTTGGGCGTGGCGCTGGCGAAGCTGCATTTTGCCGCGCTGCCTGTGGTTGCCGTGCCCAGCGCGATTTTTAGCGTGTGGCACAACATCTCGGGCGCGTTGCTGGCGACTTATTGGGCGGCGAAGTTTGAGCGCGATAAGCAGGCAAAAGCGGAACAAACCAATCAATCGTAA
- a CDS encoding YicC/YloC family endoribonuclease, which yields MTVRSMTGFANAQGEIAGKRIELELRAVNHRFLDVQFKIPDDLRVLEGAMREIISGKVSRGKIECRIQLGNIANGADSLHINQNLVNELAELNSKWRKKHGDLGKLGVADILKFPNVIVSADVDSDALQETVLRLLSQAVDEFVASREREGEKLQAHILERLDLMQAIIGALEELFPQLLQEHLARSRRRLQEAVASIDEDRLKQEFALYMQKADVDEEFNRLHTHITEVRRIVTQHDGTIGKRLDFLMQELNREANTLGSKAIANECTQVSVELKVLIEQMREQVQNIE from the coding sequence ATGACCGTTCGCAGCATGACGGGCTTTGCCAACGCCCAAGGCGAAATCGCAGGCAAACGCATAGAACTGGAGCTTCGCGCCGTAAACCACCGCTTTTTAGACGTGCAATTCAAAATCCCCGACGATTTGCGTGTGCTGGAAGGCGCGATGCGCGAAATCATCAGCGGCAAAGTTTCGCGCGGCAAAATCGAATGCCGCATCCAGCTGGGCAACATCGCCAACGGCGCAGACAGCCTGCACATCAACCAAAATCTGGTGAACGAGCTTGCCGAGCTGAACAGCAAATGGCGCAAAAAGCACGGCGATTTGGGTAAGCTCGGCGTTGCCGATATTTTGAAGTTCCCCAATGTAATTGTCAGCGCCGATGTGGACAGCGATGCCTTGCAGGAAACGGTGTTGCGGCTGCTTTCGCAAGCGGTGGACGAATTTGTTGCCAGCCGCGAGCGCGAGGGCGAGAAACTGCAAGCGCATATTTTGGAGCGACTGGATTTGATGCAGGCCATCATCGGCGCGCTGGAAGAGCTGTTCCCGCAGCTGTTGCAAGAGCATTTGGCGCGCAGCCGCCGCCGTTTGCAGGAAGCGGTGGCGAGCATTGACGAAGACCGCCTGAAACAAGAATTTGCGCTGTATATGCAAAAAGCCGATGTGGACGAAGAGTTCAACCGCCTGCACACCCACATCACCGAAGTGCGCCGCATCGTTACCCAACACGACGGCACCATCGGCAAGCGGCTGGATTTTCTGATGCAGGAGCTCAACCGCGAAGCGAACACGCTGGGCAGCAAAGCCATTGCCAACGAATGCACGCAGGTTTCGGTGGAGCTGAAAGTGTTGATTGAGCAGATGCGCGAGCAGGTGCAGAATATTGAATAA
- the rph gene encoding ribonuclease PH, with translation MSYQRTARAAHQLRPVAITPNFLPHADGSVLMVCGNTKVICTATVDDNVPPFLRGKNQGWVTAEYGMLPASTQSRMKREAAAGKQSGRTQEIQRLIGRSLRACVDLTLLGERQILIDCDVIQADGGTRTASITGAFVALQIAIQKLLDNGTLPANPLIGSVAAVSAGMVNGVPLLDLDYPEDSGCDSDVNIVMLNAENIIEIQGTAEGAAFSVAELNALIALAQQGIAQLTAAQQQAFQAAFA, from the coding sequence ATGAGCTACCAACGCACCGCCCGCGCCGCCCACCAACTGCGCCCCGTCGCTATCACGCCCAATTTTTTGCCCCATGCCGATGGCTCGGTGTTGATGGTGTGCGGCAACACCAAAGTCATCTGCACCGCCACGGTGGACGACAACGTGCCGCCGTTTCTGCGCGGCAAAAACCAAGGCTGGGTAACGGCGGAATACGGCATGCTTCCCGCCTCCACCCAATCGCGCATGAAACGCGAAGCCGCGGCGGGCAAGCAATCGGGGCGCACGCAAGAAATCCAGCGGCTCATCGGGCGCAGCCTGCGCGCCTGCGTGGATTTAACCTTGCTGGGCGAACGCCAAATTTTGATTGACTGCGATGTCATCCAAGCCGACGGCGGCACGCGCACCGCCAGCATCACAGGCGCATTTGTTGCACTCCAAATCGCCATCCAAAAATTGCTGGATAACGGCACATTGCCCGCCAACCCGCTAATCGGCAGCGTTGCCGCCGTTTCCGCAGGCATGGTAAACGGCGTGCCGCTGCTGGATTTGGATTACCCCGAAGATTCGGGCTGCGACAGCGATGTGAACATTGTGATGCTCAATGCGGAAAACATCATTGAAATCCAAGGCACGGCGGAAGGCGCGGCGTTCAGCGTTGCCGAATTGAACGCGCTGATTGCGCTGGCGCAGCAAGGCATCGCCCAACTTACCGCCGCGCAGCAACAGGCGTTTCAGGCTGCCTTTGCGTGA
- a CDS encoding mechanosensitive ion channel family protein produces MLNTLHQWLAKIPLSEQWIFTLLLFPFVWLVKEIWLYAHFKSHPDWDLEHKRRALVVSRNVSLIAILLGLLMVWGSQIQTFALSMVALAAATVVATKELIMCLSGSLLRFVTRQYSVGDYIEIAHIRGRVVDINLFNTLMMQIVDNPLIGHLSGRTVSFPNSLLLSQTVHRDHILGQYVVHTFEIPVPIHLDSDAIVPKLHAVLDEWCAPYTPEIIQYFEAVQVQQLFFTPAARTRINRVPHDDKTYKLVVRFAAPITQRLDIQQAVLDEFIRLQYRLLLETQHNPYHE; encoded by the coding sequence ATGCTCAACACCCTGCACCAATGGCTCGCGAAAATCCCGCTCTCCGAGCAATGGATATTTACCCTGCTGCTGTTTCCCTTTGTGTGGCTGGTCAAAGAAATCTGGCTCTACGCCCATTTCAAAAGCCACCCCGATTGGGATTTGGAACACAAACGCCGCGCCCTTGTGGTGAGCCGCAATGTGTCGCTGATTGCCATTTTGCTCGGGCTGCTGATGGTATGGGGCAGCCAAATCCAAACCTTTGCCCTGTCTATGGTTGCGCTGGCTGCCGCCACCGTGGTCGCCACCAAAGAGCTGATTATGTGCCTTTCAGGCAGCCTATTGCGCTTTGTAACGCGGCAATATTCCGTGGGCGACTACATTGAAATCGCCCACATCCGCGGGCGCGTGGTGGACATCAACCTGTTCAACACCCTGATGATGCAAATCGTGGACAACCCGCTGATTGGGCATTTATCAGGGCGCACCGTTTCCTTCCCCAACAGCCTGCTGCTGAGCCAAACCGTGCACCGCGACCACATCTTAGGGCAATACGTTGTGCACACCTTTGAAATCCCCGTGCCGATTCATCTGGATTCCGATGCCATCGTGCCCAAGCTGCACGCCGTGTTAGACGAATGGTGCGCGCCCTACACGCCCGAAATCATCCAATACTTTGAAGCCGTGCAAGTGCAACAACTCTTCTTCACCCCCGCTGCCCGCACCCGCATCAACCGCGTGCCACACGACGACAAAACCTACAAGCTCGTTGTCCGCTTCGCCGCGCCCATCACCCAGCGGCTGGACATCCAACAAGCCGTGCTAGACGAATTTATCCGCCTGCAATATCGGCTGCTGCTGGAAACGCAGCACAATCCGTATCACGAATAG
- a CDS encoding exodeoxyribonuclease III: MRIITANVNGIRSAYKKGFLDYIAQSQADIICVQELKAQEADLSPEMQAPHGMHGVWHCAQKRGYSGVALYSKRQPDAVQIGLGQPEFDSEGRYVRADFGNLSVISLYLPSGTSAEERQAYKYQFLDAFYPILAELIATGRDIVVCGDWNIAHQNIDIKNWKGNQKNSGFLPEERAWIGRVIADLGWVDTWRTLYPDVAGYTWWSNRGQAYAKDVGWRIDYQMTTPALAATAQAAHVYKETKFSDHAPLVIDYDYSV, translated from the coding sequence ATGCGCATTATCACCGCCAACGTAAACGGCATCCGCTCCGCCTACAAAAAAGGCTTTTTAGACTACATCGCCCAATCCCAAGCCGACATCATCTGCGTGCAGGAACTCAAAGCCCAAGAAGCCGACCTCTCGCCCGAAATGCAAGCCCCCCACGGCATGCACGGCGTATGGCATTGCGCCCAAAAACGCGGATACAGCGGCGTCGCCCTATACAGCAAACGCCAGCCCGATGCCGTGCAAATCGGCTTAGGGCAGCCCGAATTTGACAGCGAAGGGCGATACGTCCGCGCCGATTTCGGCAACCTCAGCGTCATCTCCCTCTACCTGCCCAGCGGCACCAGCGCAGAAGAACGCCAAGCCTACAAATACCAGTTTTTAGACGCGTTTTACCCCATACTCGCCGAGCTCATCGCCACAGGGCGCGACATTGTCGTCTGCGGCGACTGGAACATCGCCCACCAAAACATCGACATCAAAAACTGGAAAGGCAACCAAAAAAACTCAGGCTTTTTGCCCGAAGAGCGCGCATGGATTGGGCGCGTGATTGCCGATTTGGGCTGGGTGGACACTTGGCGCACGCTGTATCCCGATGTGGCGGGCTACACATGGTGGAGCAACCGCGGGCAAGCCTATGCCAAAGACGTAGGCTGGCGCATCGATTACCAAATGACCACGCCCGCGCTCGCCGCCACCGCCCAAGCCGCCCATGTGTACAAAGAAACCAAATTTTCCGACCACGCCCCTCTGGTCATCGACTACGATTACAGCGTTTAG
- a CDS encoding pseudouridine synthase, whose amino-acid sequence MSKKNQRAYLDDISANKPARKSPPSRQAKGSLKTSKASFSEAKTPPQKRQPENERSAFRQSQNERGQNERSPNAQPAKQRVTKAKKLIVRAPNQKIQQRADFLKEQRADLSRQEPERLQKILAASGVGSRRQMEEWIGNGWVQVNGKTAQLGDKVSPDDQVTVKGSAIKLKWADRLPRILLYYKQEGEIVSRDDPQGRVSVFDRLPQAASSRWVAIGRLDINTSGLLILTTSGELVQRFAHPKFEVQREYAVRVLGEVSREQMQQLTQGIMLEDGLAQVERISEQGGEGANKWYNVVIKEGRNREVRRIFEHIGLTVSRLVRVGFGPIGLPNRLKRGQFYELNPAEVAAILKWADMALPNSGKRRR is encoded by the coding sequence ATGTCCAAAAAAAACCAACGCGCCTATCTCGACGACATTTCCGCCAACAAGCCCGCGCGAAAATCCCCCCCATCCCGCCAAGCCAAAGGCAGCCTGAAAACGAGCAAAGCAAGTTTCAGCGAAGCTAAAACCCCCCCCCAAAAAAGGCAGCCTGAAAACGAGCGCAGCGCGTTTCGGCAAAGCCAAAACGAACGCGGTCAAAATGAGCGCAGCCCCAACGCCCAGCCCGCCAAACAGCGCGTAACCAAAGCCAAAAAACTCATCGTCCGCGCGCCCAACCAAAAAATCCAGCAACGCGCCGATTTCCTCAAAGAACAACGCGCCGACCTTTCGCGCCAAGAACCCGAACGCCTGCAAAAAATCCTCGCCGCATCAGGCGTAGGCTCGCGCCGCCAAATGGAAGAATGGATTGGCAACGGCTGGGTGCAGGTGAACGGCAAAACCGCGCAGCTGGGCGACAAAGTCTCGCCCGACGACCAAGTAACCGTGAAAGGCAGCGCCATCAAGCTCAAATGGGCCGACCGCCTGCCGCGCATCCTCTTGTATTACAAGCAAGAGGGCGAAATCGTCTCGCGCGACGACCCGCAAGGGCGCGTGAGCGTTTTTGACCGCCTGCCGCAAGCCGCCAGCAGCCGCTGGGTTGCCATCGGGCGGCTGGACATCAACACCAGCGGCCTGCTGATTCTGACCACCTCGGGTGAGCTGGTGCAGCGTTTCGCCCACCCCAAATTTGAAGTGCAGCGCGAATACGCCGTGCGCGTGCTGGGCGAAGTGAGCCGCGAGCAAATGCAGCAGCTCACGCAGGGCATCATGCTGGAAGACGGCTTGGCGCAGGTGGAGCGCATCAGCGAGCAAGGCGGCGAGGGCGCGAACAAATGGTACAACGTGGTCATCAAAGAAGGGCGCAACCGCGAAGTGCGCCGCATTTTTGAACACATCGGGCTCACCGTCAGCCGCCTTGTGCGCGTGGGCTTCGGTCCCATCGGGCTGCCCAACCGCCTCAAACGCGGGCAGTTCTACGAACTCAACCCCGCCGAAGTCGCCGCCATTTTGAAATGGGCGGATATGGCGTTGCCCAACAGCGGCAAACGGCGCAGATAG
- a CDS encoding glycosyltransferase, whose amino-acid sequence MHFTALLSLYAKEHPDHLRQSLASLAAQTLPAAEILIVLDGAITPALEAVLAEFAGRLPLNIIRLPENVGLGRALNHGVQHARHEWIFRMDTDDIATPTRFADQCAYLAAHPQTALLGGQIAEFANTPGQSHASRQVPQTQPEILAYAKKRNPFNHMTVAYKKTAVQQAGGYQHHLYMEDYNLWLRMLAQGATAANLPQTLVHARTGNAMLQRRRGRAYIKSEWQLMRLKHRLRFQAALPALAIFLLRSLPRLLPAKWLGKVYAKLRT is encoded by the coding sequence ATGCACTTCACCGCCCTGCTCTCCCTCTACGCCAAAGAACACCCCGACCACCTGCGCCAAAGCCTCGCCAGCCTTGCCGCGCAAACCCTCCCCGCCGCCGAAATCCTCATCGTGTTAGACGGCGCGATTACCCCCGCGCTCGAAGCCGTGCTCGCCGAATTCGCCGGCCGACTGCCGCTCAACATCATCAGGCTGCCCGAAAACGTCGGGCTCGGGCGCGCGCTCAACCACGGCGTGCAACACGCGCGGCACGAATGGATATTCCGCATGGACACCGACGACATCGCCACCCCCACCCGCTTCGCCGACCAATGCGCCTACCTCGCCGCCCATCCGCAAACCGCCCTGCTCGGCGGTCAAATCGCCGAATTTGCCAACACCCCCGGCCAAAGCCACGCCAGCCGCCAAGTCCCCCAAACGCAGCCTGAAATCCTCGCCTATGCCAAAAAGCGCAACCCGTTCAACCACATGACCGTTGCCTACAAAAAAACCGCCGTGCAACAAGCAGGCGGCTACCAACATCATCTGTATATGGAAGACTACAACCTCTGGCTGCGGATGCTCGCGCAAGGCGCAACCGCTGCCAACCTGCCGCAAACGCTGGTGCACGCCCGCACGGGCAACGCCATGCTGCAACGGCGGCGCGGCCGGGCATACATCAAAAGTGAATGGCAACTGATGCGGCTCAAACACCGCCTGCGTTTTCAGGCTGCCCTGCCCGCCTTGGCCATCTTTCTGTTGCGCAGTCTCCCGCGCCTGCTACCCGCCAAATGGCTGGGCAAGGTTTATGCCAAGCTGAGAACGTAA
- a CDS encoding T6SS immunity protein Tdi1 domain-containing protein, with the protein MIKKGDADFALELFFLVKNPEYLDMEDDKGKPLFQRAVKKFGALAEDEMFSFVPALATGGEPQIGNVDKVDLFAQFDLLRQLVEPRVFDDKDMIAHGWGGKPL; encoded by the coding sequence ATGATTAAAAAAGGTGATGCAGATTTTGCGCTGGAATTGTTTTTCTTAGTAAAAAATCCGGAATATTTGGACATGGAAGACGATAAAGGCAAACCGCTATTCCAGCGCGCCGTCAAAAAATTCGGCGCATTGGCAGAAGACGAAATGTTCAGCTTCGTGCCTGCGCTTGCTACGGGCGGCGAGCCGCAAATCGGCAATGTGGACAAGGTGGATTTGTTTGCCCAATTTGACCTGCTGCGCCAACTCGTCGAGCCGCGCGTGTTTGACGATAAAGACATGATTGCCCACGGCTGGGGCGGTAAGCCGTTGTGA
- a CDS encoding GAD-like domain-containing protein, producing the protein MPDRLLEYWQEYGFCHFADGLFWITNPEDYEDILAEWLPENVQ; encoded by the coding sequence CTGCCCGACCGCCTGCTGGAATACTGGCAGGAATACGGTTTTTGCCACTTCGCCGACGGGCTGTTTTGGATTACCAACCCCGAAGACTACGAAGACATCCTTGCCGAATGGCTGCCTGAAAACGTGCAGTAG
- a CDS encoding beta-1,6-N-acetylglucosaminyltransferase produces MTTYLILSHQPLPHIAAHAARHPQAHYYIHHDAQSPRLTGSLTTLPNVHLISHRIRINWGGFTMIEATLALIQAALANPDTRHYHLISGSCAMLQSPQTLAAQCQTQPENTLWLCSQPSPHLRYRTRFNAPHADTAWQRSLPGKILTRSLKIADRILPSRQICLAGSQWFSANRAALKLLFDHSLGDNAALFEKKLVPDEHFFQHIAHQLSGSLNHINDNHRFIRFAHGANHPDTLSLDDLWAAKKNGAWFARKVSAENQMRWLQYEQNV; encoded by the coding sequence ATGACCACCTACCTTATCCTCTCCCACCAACCCCTGCCCCACATCGCCGCCCACGCCGCCCGCCACCCCCAAGCGCACTACTACATCCACCACGACGCCCAATCCCCCCGCCTGACAGGCAGCCTCACCACCCTGCCCAACGTCCACCTTATCAGCCACCGCATCCGCATCAACTGGGGCGGCTTCACCATGATAGAAGCCACCCTCGCCCTCATCCAAGCCGCGCTCGCCAACCCCGACACCCGCCACTACCACCTCATCAGCGGCAGCTGCGCCATGCTGCAAAGCCCCCAAACCCTCGCCGCCCAATGCCAAACGCAGCCTGAAAACACCCTCTGGCTATGCAGCCAACCCAGCCCCCACCTGCGCTACCGCACCCGCTTCAACGCCCCCCACGCCGACACCGCATGGCAACGCAGCCTGCCGGGCAAAATCCTCACCCGCAGCCTGAAAATCGCCGACCGCATCCTCCCCAGCCGCCAAATCTGCCTCGCAGGCAGCCAATGGTTTTCCGCCAACCGTGCCGCGCTGAAACTATTGTTTGACCACAGCCTCGGCGACAACGCCGCCCTGTTTGAAAAAAAACTCGTCCCCGACGAACACTTCTTCCAACACATCGCCCACCAACTTTCAGGCAGCCTCAACCATATTAACGACAACCACCGCTTTATCCGCTTCGCCCACGGCGCAAACCACCCCGACACCCTCTCGCTGGACGACCTCTGGGCAGCCAAAAAAAACGGCGCATGGTTCGCCCGCAAAGTCTCCGCCGAAAACCAAATGCGCTGGCTGCAATACGAGCAAAACGTGTAA
- a CDS encoding DUF6714 family protein — protein MKRKAKRPAQSPNTMPPERLVPILDYLCQHAQTWDDARETVAIRICHAFAETTLGNGIGILEADCIDDYLNETAPKYRRCRAQDEREHWENVLFQGHLENSLPRFNPFSAISFMDGAGRRFALPYYLLWALQNPDCSAHEILSYALANDFHTNNLPLNPAQQRALYAAIAYLAESEAEEYNDGYYACRSSPWDDALTHLAQALPDLEAA, from the coding sequence ATGAAACGCAAGGCCAAACGTCCTGCCCAATCCCCCAACACCATGCCGCCCGAACGGCTCGTGCCCATTTTGGACTACCTGTGCCAACACGCCCAAACTTGGGACGACGCACGCGAAACCGTCGCCATCCGCATCTGCCATGCCTTCGCCGAGACCACATTGGGCAATGGCATCGGCATCCTAGAAGCCGACTGCATAGACGATTATCTCAACGAAACCGCCCCCAAATACCGCCGCTGCCGCGCCCAAGACGAGCGCGAGCATTGGGAAAACGTCCTGTTCCAAGGGCATCTGGAAAACAGCCTGCCGCGTTTCAACCCCTTTTCCGCCATCAGCTTTATGGACGGCGCAGGCAGACGCTTCGCCCTGCCCTATTACCTGCTCTGGGCGTTGCAAAACCCCGATTGTTCCGCCCACGAAATCCTATCCTACGCCCTTGCCAACGACTTCCACACCAACAACCTGCCGCTCAACCCCGCCCAGCAGCGCGCCCTATACGCCGCCATCGCCTACCTCGCCGAAAGCGAAGCCGAAGAATACAACGATGGCTACTACGCCTGCCGCAGCAGCCCGTGGGACGACGCACTCACCCACCTCGCCCAAGCCCTGCCCGATTTAGAGGCAGCCTGA